The proteins below are encoded in one region of Fimbriimonadaceae bacterium:
- a CDS encoding alpha/beta fold hydrolase, giving the protein MARWTVPVRDSEVPVMAEGDGSTVVVLAHGAGSHMEHKTMEWLAGLVRQTGASVARFNFLYRACGRPLPDRMPLLVQTYRAVVDSVRGQLSPKRLVVGGHSMGGRVASVMESEARTADGLLLFAYPLHPPGQPEKLRDAHLASIQTPTLQFSGTRDEFCTRGLMEAVHQRLDAQTWRLHWIEGADHSYSVGRASGRTRKDVEAEIVEALTGFGSGAGLW; this is encoded by the coding sequence ATGGCGCGTTGGACGGTGCCGGTCCGCGACAGCGAGGTGCCGGTTATGGCGGAGGGGGACGGGAGCACCGTGGTCGTCCTGGCCCACGGTGCAGGCAGCCACATGGAGCACAAGACCATGGAATGGCTGGCCGGCTTGGTGCGGCAGACTGGAGCTTCGGTCGCCCGTTTCAACTTCCTGTACCGCGCCTGTGGCCGGCCCCTGCCGGACCGCATGCCTCTGCTCGTCCAGACCTACCGTGCGGTGGTGGACAGCGTGCGCGGACAGCTCTCACCGAAGAGGCTCGTGGTCGGCGGACACTCGATGGGCGGGCGCGTGGCGTCTGTCATGGAGTCCGAGGCGCGGACCGCCGACGGGCTCCTGCTCTTCGCCTACCCCCTCCATCCCCCCGGCCAGCCGGAAAAGCTCCGCGATGCGCACTTGGCGTCGATCCAGACGCCGACCCTACAGTTCAGCGGAACCCGGGACGAGTTCTGCACGCGAGGACTGATGGAGGCCGTCCACCAGCGCCTCGATGCCCAGACCTGGCGGCTGCACTGGATCGAGGGCGCAGACCACAGCTATTCTGTGGGCAGGGCCTCTGGCCGGACGCGAAAGGACGTCGAAGCCGAGATCGTCGAGGCCCTCACCGGCTTTGGATCTGGAGCGGGCCTCTGGTGA